TCCAGTTCACCTTCAGCGCGGAGAACAACGGGGCGGTGCGCACCTCGACTTTCACCGTCAACGTCCTTGCGGCGCCGTGATTCGAGAACTGGCGTAATGGTGTGCCCTCTTCTGTATCCAGTGAAGTGAGACGCAGGTTTGTCTCACTCCACTGGATGGAAGAGGTCACCGAATGAATTCCCGGAACACTCTCGTGATATTTGCATCTTGCCTCGTGCTTGTATCTTTGGGCTTCACCCAACCGGCATACGCGGCCGACGACGACCCGCACGGCGGTGTCGAACCAGGCACACATCCCGGAGTCGAGCTGCCCGAGCCGGCCGGGGGAACAGGGGCGGGGTCAACCCCGCGCGACCCCGGAACTCTGGTCATCATCGAGCCAGCGCCCCCGATCGACTCAGGAAGCATCTATCCCGACACCGAAGACAAGACGCCCGCCAAGATCCGAACACAGTTCGGCGGCATGACCGATGGCGAACGAAGCTCCTCCGGCGGCGGCTCCGACAAAGGCGGCGACAGCTCGGGCGGCGGAGACAAGGTGACTACGACCGAGACGGTCACGACCCGCAACCTGCGGGCGGGGAAACCCGACCCGGTCAAGCCCATCGCCTTCCAGGTGGTGCAGCACGGCAGCGACGGCGACAGCTTCGTGACGGTGAAGATCGAGAATGCCCACGACCTCAAGAAGATCGCCGTCGTCACTCCCGTCACCTCCGTCGACACCGCCGGCCAGGCCAGCACCTTCGCCTACACGATCGTGTTCAGCCAGACACCGACCTCCTCACCCGGCGATATAGCGCGCGGCCTCTTCGGCCTCACCAGCGGTGCCTTCTCGGCGTGTGTCTCGCACGAGAACTACTTCTTCTGCACCTTTGCCACCCCCAAACCCGTCAAGAGTGCTTCGGCGCCGCTCTCGACAGCTCCCCCGGTTCGTCCCGACGAACGGCAGGTGCCTGTCTGCTCGAACACGATGAAAGACGGCGGATACGGTTCGACGACCATCATCAGCGTGGACGATGTGGACTGCGAGGCGGCACCCGGGAAGGAGCCGGTGCGGCTCGAGGTGAGCACGATCTACTCCGACCTGTCGCTGGGCATCCCGACTGCCCGGATGGGCGACGGTGCGGTGGTCTACAGCGCTACAGCGGAGGCGCAGGGCACCTATGTGTCGGCAGAGGTGTGGGCCGTCGCCGCGAACGGTACGTACTCGCTGCCGTTCTCCCTCGCCATCCGCAACCGGTACGCGCCCGCACCGCAGCCGAGCACCGCGGCAACTCCCGTCCAGGCGGTCCGTGGGGTCGACACGGTCGTTCCGGCGAGCAGGCTGTTCAGCGACGTCGACGTCGACCAGCACGCGATGGAGAGTGGTGACCACCTCACGTCCGTCGTGACCGACCAGGGCGCCATGGGCGGCGCGTGGTTCGACGCAGCGGGAAACCTTCACTACCAGTCGATCGACGTGATCCACGGCGACTACACCGACCACGTGACCGTGCAGACCACGGACTCGTTCGGACTGCCCTCCCCCGAACTGCGGCTGAGCATCCACATCACCGACATCGTGCCTGGCTGCGCAAACGGCGGTACAACGACAGACGCGCTCACGCCGGTGCGCCTCCAGCTCACCTGCTGGATCACCCCGGCCGACGGCTGGCGCCAGATCGACGGACTCCACTACCGCATTACCGACCAACCGGAGTACGGCACCGTGAGCGACCTCGACCCCGACTCAGGAATCGCGACTTATACACCCGACCCCGCGCATCCGGGACCCGTGACGATCGGGTTCACCGCCACGAACAACGGCGCCATCCGCGATGCGGCATACGCCGTCGACGTGCTGCCGGTTCCCTAGCGCTGCCGACCGGGGCGACGGAACATCCGACGGAGCCCCGCGCGAAGACGGCCGGTGTACTCGTCGGTGAAGTCGTTCGACAGGGCGGTTGCCTCGGCACCGAGATCCCCGCCGGCGAAGATGCGACGGAGCGTCTCCTCAGCGCGGGCCTCACGTTGCTCAGCCGTCGTCTTCGGGGCAGTCACCTCCGGGGCAGTCACCCCCGGGTCGACTGCCGGCGAAGAAACTTCCGCGACAGGATGCTCGTCATCACTCACCGTTCGATCCTGCCACACCCACCACCGTCAGCCACGCCCAACGAAGAAGGACCCTCACCGCGGATGCGGGAGGGTCCTTCTCACGTGCTGTGCGAGTGTCTAGCGGGCGAAGAAGCCCCGGTAGTACTCGTAGGTCCAGCCGACGATCGCAATCAGGATCATCGCCACACCGATGAAACAGATCCATGTTCCGACGGCCAGACCGAGGAAGAAGACCGCCGCGGAACCGGCGAGGATGACCGGCCACCAGCTCCAGGGGCTGTAGAAACCCATCTCGGGGTCGCCGTCGTCGATGTTCGAGTTCGTGAGGTCCTCGGGCAGCTCGCCGCCCTGGGCACTGTGAACGCGACCGAGGTAGAACGCGATGAAGGCGGCGAGCACGGCTCCGAGGGCGATGCCGAGTGTGCCGACCCATTCCACTTCACCGTACGAGACCAGCGACCAGAGCACATAGATCGCGTCGGCCAGGAGGAAGAAGCCCGACAGGATCCAGAAGACGTTGATATTGGCGCGCATGCTATTTCACCTTCTCCTGGTCGATGTCGTAGGTCGGCGCATCGGGGGCGTCCTTCGCGGGGCCCACTCCGACCGGGATCCCGGCCTCGGGGTGGTTCAGGTCGAAGGCCGGCGACTCCGAACGGATACGCGGGATCGACGTGAAGTTGTGCCGGGGCGGCGGGCAGGATGTCGCCCACTCCAGTGACCGGCCGTAACCCCACGGGTCGTTGACGGTCACCTTCGGAGCGTTCCGTGCCGTGATGTACACGTTCAGGAAGAACGGGATCATCGACGAGGCCAGCAGGAAGGCACCCACGGTCGAGAGCTGGTTCATCCAGGTGAACCCGTCGGCCGGCGAGTAGCTCGCGTAACGGCGGGGCATACCCACCACGCCGAGCCAGTGCTGGATGAGGAACGTGGTGTGGAAGCCGATGAACAGCAACCAGAAGTGCCACTGGCCGAGCTTCTCGTTGAGCATCTTGCCGGTCCACTTGGGCCACCAGAAGTAGAAGCCCGAGAACATCGCGAACACGACGGTGCCGAACACCACGTAGTGGAAGTGGGCGACGACGAAGTAGGAGTCCGAGACGTGGAAGTCGAGCGGCGGCGACGCGAGGATCACACCGGTCAGTCCACCGAAGGTGAACGTGATCAGGAAGCCGATCGCCCACATCATCGGGGTCTCGAAGGTGACGGAGCCTCGCCACATCGTTCCGACCCAGTTGAAGATCTTCACGCCCGTCGGTACCGCGATGAGCATCGTCATCAGGGCGAAGAACGGCAGTAGAACCGATCCGGTGACATACATGTGGTGAGCCCACACCGTGACCGAGAGGGCCGCGATGGAGATCGTCGCGTAGACGAGAGTCTTGTATCCGAAGATGGGTTTGCGGCTGAACACCGGGAGAACTTCGGAGATGATGCCGAAGAACGGCAGCGCGATGATGTAGACCTCCGGATGCCCGAAGAACCAGAACAGGTGCTGCCAGAGCAGTACACCGCCATTCGCCGCGTCATAGATGTGCCCGTCGAACACCCTGTCTATACCCAGGGCGCTGAGCGCCGCCGCCAGAACCGGGAAGGCCATCAGCACGAGGATGGACGTGACCAGCACGTTCCAGGTGAAGATCGGCATACGGAACATCGTCATGCCGGGGGCGCGCATCGTGATGATCGTCGTGATGAAGTTCACACCACCGAGGATCGTACCGAAGCCCGAGAGCACAAGCCCGAAGACCCAGAGGTTGCCTCCGTCACCGGGAGTGAAGGTCGTACTCGACAGCGGCGCATAGGCGAACCAGCCGAACGACGCGGCACCCTGCGGGGTGAGGAAGCCGGCGACGACGATGAGCGAACCGAAGCTGTAGAGCCAGTAGGCGAACGCGTTCAGACGGGGGAACGCGACATCCGGAGCACCGATCTGCAGCGGCATGAGCACGTTCGCGAACCCGGCGAAGAGCGGGGTGGCGAACATCAGCAGCATGATCGTGCCGTGCATGGTGAACAGCTGGTTGTACTGGTCTTTCGTGGCCAGCAGTTCCGCACCCGGCTCGAAGAGCTGGGCCCGGATGACCAGGGCCATGACTCCGCCGAGGCAGAAGTAGATGAACGACGAGATCAGGTACATGTACCCGATCGTCTTGTGGTCCGTGGAGGTGATCCACTTGACCAGAACGTTGCCCTTACGCTCGACGGGCGTGATTCTCGGCGCAGTCAGTGTGCTCATCGTCGCCTTCTACTTCGAAGTCTCGGACGAGGTCTCTGCCAGGGGCGAGACCTTGCCGGGAAGGTTGGTGTTGCGGTTGTAGTCGTCGCCCAGCTGACCGGTGAAACCCTGGTCGGCAAGAGACTTCGTGTAGGCGTCGTAGTCGGCCTGCGACACGACCTTCACGTTGAAGAGCATGTCGGAGTGGTACTCGCCGCACAGCTCCGCGCACTTGCCGGCGAAGGTGCCGATGCGCTCCGGCGTGACGTACATGTAGTTCGTCTTGCCGGGGATCATGTCCTTCTTGTACAGGAAGTCGATGACCCAGAAGGAGTGGATGACGTCGCGGGCGTGGAGCTCGATGGTGATCTTCTTGTCCACCGGGAGGACCAGGGTCGGGATCTCGCTCTCGACGAGCGATCCGTTGGGGTCGGCGGGGTCGGCCTGGGCCTGGACTCCCGCGGTGTAGACGTTCTGGTTGACGTAGTTGAAGTCCCAGGCCCACTGCTTGCCGTAGACCGAGATGACCTCGTCGGGAGCGGAGTAGGGCTGCTCGATCTCCGCCTGGTCCTTCGCGGTGAAGGCGAAGAAGCCGAGCACGAGGATCAGTGGAACCACCGTGTAGAAGATCTCGATGGGCATGTTGTAGCGCAACTGCACCGGAAGCCCGGTCTGGCCGCGACGGCGGCGGAACACGACGACCGCCCAGATCGTGAGGCCCCAGGTGATGACACCCACGGCGAGCAGTACGAGCCACGACGTCACCCAGAGGCCGGTGACCTTGTCGGTGTTGTTCGTGGTGCCCTGTTCTCCCGGGAGGAAGCCCTGGAGCTGCTGCTGGGAGCAGCCCGCCAGAAGCAGGCCCATGCTCACCATCACGGGAATGGCGACCCATCTGAGACGTCTTTTCGAGCGCACCTGAAACCCTTCGGAACTACTGCTGGCGATACTTGTGTCAAGTGTATTTGACCCTGCCTAGCCTAATGTGTCGAATCTCGGCTGAATGTTTGCGGCAGCACAGCTGGCAGGTGTGTCTGGGCATGCCCAGAGCACGAAAAAACCCCCGAGATCCGCCAGATGACGGGCCTCGGGGGCTAAAGCTGAGCGATTCTACTCAGCGTAGAAATTTTTTGCCGAGTTGCCTCGGCAGGCGGGTTGCAGGCCCTCTAGTGGAAGGAGTCGCCGCACGCGCAGCTGCCGCCGGCGTTCGGGTTGTCGATGGTGAACCCCTGCTTCTGGATGGTGTCCTCGAAGTCGATCGTCGCGCCATCGAGGTACGGCACGCTCATCTTGTCGACGATGACCTCGACGCCGTCGAAGTCGACCACGCCGTCACCGTCGAGCTGGCGCTCGTCGAAGTAGAGCTGGTAGATGAGCCCCGAGCATCCACCCGGCTGCACAGCGACGCGGAGACGCAGGTCGTCGCGACCCTCCTGGCCGAGCAGGCTCTTCACCTTCGCTGCGGCACCGTCGGTCAGACCGACCTTGTGGGCGGGCGCCTCGACCTGCGGGGTGAGTGAGATGGTGTCGCTCATGACGTCTCCTTAGTGGTGAGTCGGTGGGTTTGAGAAGAATACTAAACCGAGAACCTGCGAACAGGGCGTTCTATTCCGGAACGGGGCGCCCGGCTACTCCGGAATCCGGTTCTCCGCCAGGCGCGAGAGCAGCAGCGCCTCGGTGAGGATGGCGCGCTTGAAGACACCGAGGTGCAGAGACTCATTGGGGCTGTGGGCCCGGGTGTCGGGGTCTTCGACGCCGGTCACGAGGATCTGCGCGTCGGGGAACACCCGCACCAGATCGGCG
Above is a genomic segment from Subtercola boreus containing:
- a CDS encoding cytochrome c oxidase subunit 4, with the protein product MRANINVFWILSGFFLLADAIYVLWSLVSYGEVEWVGTLGIALGAVLAAFIAFYLGRVHSAQGGELPEDLTNSNIDDGDPEMGFYSPWSWWPVILAGSAAVFFLGLAVGTWICFIGVAMILIAIVGWTYEYYRGFFAR
- the ctaD gene encoding cytochrome c oxidase subunit I, giving the protein MSTLTAPRITPVERKGNVLVKWITSTDHKTIGYMYLISSFIYFCLGGVMALVIRAQLFEPGAELLATKDQYNQLFTMHGTIMLLMFATPLFAGFANVLMPLQIGAPDVAFPRLNAFAYWLYSFGSLIVVAGFLTPQGAASFGWFAYAPLSSTTFTPGDGGNLWVFGLVLSGFGTILGGVNFITTIITMRAPGMTMFRMPIFTWNVLVTSILVLMAFPVLAAALSALGIDRVFDGHIYDAANGGVLLWQHLFWFFGHPEVYIIALPFFGIISEVLPVFSRKPIFGYKTLVYATISIAALSVTVWAHHMYVTGSVLLPFFALMTMLIAVPTGVKIFNWVGTMWRGSVTFETPMMWAIGFLITFTFGGLTGVILASPPLDFHVSDSYFVVAHFHYVVFGTVVFAMFSGFYFWWPKWTGKMLNEKLGQWHFWLLFIGFHTTFLIQHWLGVVGMPRRYASYSPADGFTWMNQLSTVGAFLLASSMIPFFLNVYITARNAPKVTVNDPWGYGRSLEWATSCPPPRHNFTSIPRIRSESPAFDLNHPEAGIPVGVGPAKDAPDAPTYDIDQEKVK
- the coxB gene encoding cytochrome c oxidase subunit II; the encoded protein is MRSKRRLRWVAIPVMVSMGLLLAGCSQQQLQGFLPGEQGTTNNTDKVTGLWVTSWLVLLAVGVITWGLTIWAVVVFRRRRGQTGLPVQLRYNMPIEIFYTVVPLILVLGFFAFTAKDQAEIEQPYSAPDEVISVYGKQWAWDFNYVNQNVYTAGVQAQADPADPNGSLVESEIPTLVLPVDKKITIELHARDVIHSFWVIDFLYKKDMIPGKTNYMYVTPERIGTFAGKCAELCGEYHSDMLFNVKVVSQADYDAYTKSLADQGFTGQLGDDYNRNTNLPGKVSPLAETSSETSK
- a CDS encoding HesB/IscA family protein, with the translated sequence MSDTISLTPQVEAPAHKVGLTDGAAAKVKSLLGQEGRDDLRLRVAVQPGGCSGLIYQLYFDERQLDGDGVVDFDGVEVIVDKMSVPYLDGATIDFEDTIQKQGFTIDNPNAGGSCACGDSFH